The segment TAAACAGAAGGCGTCGCGCGATGGAGAAGGCGCGACAGGCGCATGTCGCGCAGCCTACACCCGAGCGGACGCCCGTGCCCACTGCCGAGCCACGCATCGTCGTGAAGCGGAGGCGACGATTGGTTCTCGATTGATATTTCGAGTTTGATTGGTCGCGTCTAGGCTCCCCCCGGGTCTAGATGCTTTGCGCGGTACGCAGTATCGCCGCGCCTTTTTATGCAGGGACCACGCCGGTAAGCTTGCGACAAGTTTCCTGGATGGTGTTTTGTATATTTTGTTAGTTATATTTAATAATTGAGAGAAAAGAAAATGAAGAAACTGGTTCTGGTCGGTCTGATGGGTTCGGCGGTTCTGCTGGCCGCATGTGGCGGCGGCGATGGTGATGGCAGCAGCGGCGCGTCGTCCGGAAATTCGGCGGGTTCGACCTCGCAAAGCTCGTCGACCACGGCAGCGGCATTTGCTTGCCCGTCCGACTACAAGAAGCTGTCGATCACGAACAGCAGTGTGGTCGCCAACGCGAATATCAACGTCGTAACCGACGACGGCATCGCGACGTTGACGCTCAAGACGCCGTCCAGCGGCATTACCGGCGATTTAACCGTGTGCCTTGGCAAGCCGAATCCGGTACCTGCTGGCGTAACGGCGGACTACATCTACGAGGTGAAGTCCTCGGGCGATCTCCATTCGATGGCGTCCTCGACGCTGACGCTGAACTTTACGACGAACGTCAAACCGACCCAGAACCCGCCGGTTATCGAGTACGCGAACGTGTCGGGTGGAACCGTAACCTACACATCCGTGCTTCAGGGCGCGTCGGTTTCGGTCGCGCCGAACTTCAGCCTGTCCGCAAACGCACAGGAAGCCGGCTACTACGTGGTGCGCCTTACGAAATAACGCGGCAATTGCGATTTGACGAACCTCGTTTAGGCGCTTGGAACGTAGAAGCCGCAGCGGCCACGTCCTTTTTAGGTATGGATTCCATTGAAGTACAACATCGTAATCGGAAGTCTGTTGCTGCTGTCGACTGCGTCGGCAGTCGCTGAGTATCGAGAGACTTGGGTGAGTCCAAGCGAGTTGAAAAGTTTGGATGCGGGACACAAGAACACACGAAGCAAGGTGCTACCGGCAAAGCAATTGAAGCCGCAAGCATCGTCTTCGCGATCCCATGATCAACAAGGTCGTGCGCCGCGTCAGGTGCCTTCAGATCCGATTGCAGCATTTGCCCGCGACGATCGCGAAGTTCACGAGTCGCAAAAATCCCGGCCAGTTTCGACGCGGCCTCGTAAGGCGCAGATCGTTCAGCAGAAGGGAAGAAAGGCTGTCGGTAACAGTCGCAGCATGAAGGCGGTAACCCCGAAGATGGCGTGATCGTGGGCGGCCCGCAAAAATGATCCATACGCGGTGCCGTATTTTTAAGCTTAACAAGGAGATCTGATTGAAAGCTTCCAATAACTTTCACGTGCTGGTGATTACAGCCGTGGCGGCTGCCATGAGCTTGAGCGGCTGCGCAACGGAATCGTCGCGTACGCTCGACGTGCCGGCCGTCAGCAGCGCGCAGAAGCCGTATGCCGGCAAGCCCGTTGCGATTGCAGTCGGCAAGTTCGACAACCGCTCGAGCTATATGCGCGGCATCTTCTCGGACGGCATCGATCGCCTCGGCGGACAGGCGAAGACGATCCTTGTTACGCGTCTGCAGCAGAGCCGGCGCTTCAACGTGCTCGATCGCGAGAACCTCGACGAGATCAAGCAGGAAGCCGGCTTCATGAAGAAGGCGCAGGCCGTGAAGGGTGCGAACTACGTGGTGACGGGCGACGTGACCGAGTTCGGCCGTAAGGACGTCGGAGATCAGCAACTGTTCGGCATCCTCGGTCAGGGCAAGACGCAAGTCGCATACGCGAAGGTCAACCTGAACATTGTCGATACTGCGACGTCGGAAGTCATCGCATCGAGCCAGGGCGCGGGCGAATACAGCCTGTCGAATCGCGAGATCATCGGCTTCGGCGGCACCGCGAGCTATGACTCGACGCTCAACGGCAAGGTGCTCGATCTCGCGATCCAGGAAGCGGTCAATCACCTGGTCGAGCAGGTCGACGCAGGTGCGCTCAAGACGGCTCAATAAGCGCTGCGAACTTTATCGATTCACACGTCAGAACAAGGAAGAACTATGAAACGGGGTATTGGGCTGTCCGCGATTGCGGCAGTCTTGCTGCTCGCGGGCTGCGCGGCGCCGACCACGCCGCCGCTCTATCAGTGGAATGGCTATCAGCCTCAGGTGTACGAATACTTCAAGGGGAAGACGTCGCCGCAGGAGCAGATCGATGCGCTCGAAAAGGCACTGCAGGAGATTCGTGCGAAGGGCAACACGCCACCGCCGGGCTTCCATGCGCATCTCGGGATGTTGTACGCGAGCATCGGTCAAGAGCAGCAGGCGGAACAAGCGTTCCAGGCCGAGAAGCAGCTGTTTCCGGAGTCCGCGGCGTATATGGATTTCCTGATGAAGAAAAAAACTGCCTCGCAGAAAACCGCCAAACAGTAATGGACCTGCCATGTTGAAAACACTCAAGTTGTTGTCCGTGTTGTCGATCGTCGTGCTGCTGGGTGCGTGCGCACAGCCTGTGAAACACGTCGACTACACGGCCTTCAAGAACAGCAAACCGCGCTCGATTCTTGTGTTGCCGCCGGTGAACGAGACCAACGATGTCACCGCGACCTACGGGATGTTGTCGCAGATGACGTTGCCGCTCGCCGAGGCCGGCTATTACGTCGTGCCGGTTGCCGTGATGGACGAGACTTTCAAGCAGAACGGTCTGACGAACGCTGCCGAGATCCAGGGTACGTCGCCGGCGAAGTTGCGCGAGATCTTTGGTGCAGACGCTGCACTGTATTCCAAGGTGACGAAGTATGGCTCCGTTTATCAGATCGTCGACAGCACGACCGTGGTGGCGGCATCGGCAAGGCTCGTCGACCTGAAGACAGGCGACGTACTTTGGCAAGGCCAAGGTCGAGCGACCGGCAAGGAACTCGGCAATAACGTCAACGTCGGGGCATTCGGCATTGTCGGTGTGCTGGTGCAGGCTGCCGTCAAGCAGGTCGCGCACTCGCTGACAGACGAGGGCCACGATGTCGCCGCGCTGACGAGCAATCGATTGCTGTCGGCCGGGCCGCCGAACGGCTTGCTGTACGGGCCGAGATCGCGGAAGTATGGAGCGGATTGATCGCGTTTCGTTCGGGAGGGCGCACGGATCGATTGACGTGCGCTCATCAATGGAGCCCGCGCTAGAAAAATCGGAAAGGGTGCGAGCGCCGGATAACGGTTTAGCAGCAAATATAGGCGTTCGCGCTTGAGATGCCGTCGCGAGCTTGGTGACCGGATGCCGCATGAAACGCGGAATCGAGCGTCGGGACGGAATGATCGAGATCGTCGTCGTCGCATATGCTAGTAGCGTAGGTGGATAGAGTTCGATGAATTCTGGCTCAAATAACTATCACTTCCCCAATCTGCTTGAGGCCTTTTTTATCGTTGTTGTGCTGAATATGGGCGAGTATTTGGCGAACGCGATCATTTGGTCCATCGGACGAAGTGCGGGGCTTCAACCTATAGCAATCGCAACCATCGGGCGCGTTCTTGCAAACGGACTCGCATTTTCGGTGTTGCTTCACCACAGCAAATTTACCTACCGGGAGCTGCTGCACGAGGGTGCGGAATCTTGGCGAGCCACGATCTGCCGATTCGCGGTCCCCATTGCGCTGATCACCCCGGGAGTCTTGGTGGTGGTGAGTGTGGTGGAACTCGGAGTGGGGCAGTTCTTCCCTTGGAACGGGAGTCGAGATGAGGCACGCGAAGCATACTTGAACGGTGGGTTAGGCCTGATCGTGTTGACGTGCATGGTTGCACCGTTACTCGAGGAAATGTTGTTTCGCGGAATCATGCTGCGCAGCTTTTTGCGGCAGTATCCGTCAGGCACGGCTATCGCGCATTCGGCTGCTGTGTTCGGGCTTGCCCATCTGAATGTGTACCAATTCGTTCTTGCTTTCGGGCTCGGACTGTTGATTGGGAGGTTGTACGTGGCCACCCGATCCCTATTGCCGGGCATGATCCTCCATGCTTGCTACAACACCGCCGTAGTGATCGTTGCACTAAAGACGCCCTTCGATTTGACCAGAGAGAGTCTGCTGGAGGTCTGGCCCCCATCGTGGTGGTTTGGTGCCCTCGCGATCGGCTGCGTTGGCGCATGGTGGCTAGCCCAAGCTGTTGATGCGACTGAATCCGGCGCATCAAATGCGAAAGGGTCCCATTGAGAGCGATACGGGACACATGTCCGGATTGCTCGGCATTTCGTGCGCTAACTTATGCGAGACACGAGAATTTTCAGTAAATAACGGGTAGGAAATCATGCAACAGACACCAGAAACCAGTTGGATCTCGTTCATTCCGCTTCTGATTGCCTGCATCGGTGTAGCCTTTGCCGGCCATTACCTTGCGAAGGATAAAGGTCGCCCGGTTCTTCGCTGGACGATTCTCTGCATCATCCCGTTCGTCAATTTCTACTGTCTTGCTTATCTTGTCGGTTGCACGAACCTTCGACTTGAGGCGAAGCTCGATGCGATTTTGAAGGGGCAAGTGCAGAGTGCCGGAACGGAGTAGTGTTGTCGATGAGCCGACGGACGATCATCGGGGAACGTTTGAGAATGACGCGCACTGCTACGCGAAGCGATGGATGAAGGTAGCCCACTGAAACGCAAACGCCGGAGTTCCAATGACGCATTCTCGGTTCTCGGCGAAATCGCCGCTAACCGTGGGCTCACGCTCCTCACCGAGCAGTGGAGCGGCGCGCATTCTTCCTACCTGTTTCGTTGTGCGCTTGGTCACGAGTTCACTCGCATT is part of the Burkholderia pyrrocinia genome and harbors:
- a CDS encoding CsgG/HfaB family protein produces the protein MSLSGCATESSRTLDVPAVSSAQKPYAGKPVAIAVGKFDNRSSYMRGIFSDGIDRLGGQAKTILVTRLQQSRRFNVLDRENLDEIKQEAGFMKKAQAVKGANYVVTGDVTEFGRKDVGDQQLFGILGQGKTQVAYAKVNLNIVDTATSEVIASSQGAGEYSLSNREIIGFGGTASYDSTLNGKVLDLAIQEAVNHLVEQVDAGALKTAQ
- a CDS encoding DUF4810 domain-containing protein, whose product is MKRGIGLSAIAAVLLLAGCAAPTTPPLYQWNGYQPQVYEYFKGKTSPQEQIDALEKALQEIRAKGNTPPPGFHAHLGMLYASIGQEQQAEQAFQAEKQLFPESAAYMDFLMKKKTASQKTAKQ
- a CDS encoding DUF799 domain-containing protein, which encodes MLKTLKLLSVLSIVVLLGACAQPVKHVDYTAFKNSKPRSILVLPPVNETNDVTATYGMLSQMTLPLAEAGYYVVPVAVMDETFKQNGLTNAAEIQGTSPAKLREIFGADAALYSKVTKYGSVYQIVDSTTVVAASARLVDLKTGDVLWQGQGRATGKELGNNVNVGAFGIVGVLVQAAVKQVAHSLTDEGHDVAALTSNRLLSAGPPNGLLYGPRSRKYGAD
- a CDS encoding CPBP family intramembrane glutamic endopeptidase, translated to MNSGSNNYHFPNLLEAFFIVVVLNMGEYLANAIIWSIGRSAGLQPIAIATIGRVLANGLAFSVLLHHSKFTYRELLHEGAESWRATICRFAVPIALITPGVLVVVSVVELGVGQFFPWNGSRDEAREAYLNGGLGLIVLTCMVAPLLEEMLFRGIMLRSFLRQYPSGTAIAHSAAVFGLAHLNVYQFVLAFGLGLLIGRLYVATRSLLPGMILHACYNTAVVIVALKTPFDLTRESLLEVWPPSWWFGALAIGCVGAWWLAQAVDATESGASNAKGSH